The Candidatus Methylomirabilota bacterium genome window below encodes:
- a CDS encoding class I SAM-dependent methyltransferase, translating to MTPKELAGALRRQLNPRRATWQKPAVLVRALGLRRGQVVAEIGSGPGYFTPRLARAVGPSGHVYAVDPEAAVLDVLRRRLARTGARNVTPVLSRHDDPLLPRGRCDVAVLINAYHHMHGRVAFLRRLVAELPKNARVVNIDWDEETEFGPPPRRRIPRARFLRDARRAGLRLVADRPLLPHQYFLVLRRAR from the coding sequence GGCGACCTGGCAGAAGCCCGCCGTCCTCGTACGGGCGCTCGGGCTGCGCCGCGGCCAGGTCGTGGCGGAGATCGGCTCGGGCCCGGGCTACTTCACCCCGCGGCTGGCGCGCGCGGTGGGCCCGTCCGGTCACGTCTACGCGGTCGATCCCGAGGCGGCCGTGCTGGACGTGCTGCGCCGTCGACTCGCGCGCACAGGCGCGCGAAATGTCACGCCGGTGCTGAGCCGCCACGACGACCCGCTCCTGCCGCGCGGCCGCTGTGACGTGGCCGTGCTCATCAACGCCTACCACCACATGCACGGGCGCGTCGCGTTCCTGCGCCGGCTGGTCGCGGAGCTGCCGAAGAACGCCCGCGTCGTGAACATCGACTGGGACGAAGAGACGGAGTTCGGCCCGCCGCCGAGGCGCCGCATCCCCCGCGCGCGCTTCCTGCGCGACGCGCGGCGCGCGGGGCTGCGCCTGGTGGCCGATCGCCCGCTCCTGCCGCACCAGTACTTCCTCGTCCTGCGCCGCGCGCGCTGA
- a CDS encoding ABC-F family ATP-binding cassette domain-containing protein, producing MTRSLLLSCEAVSKAYGTRSLFEELSFGLFEGDQAGLVGPNGSGKSTLLKILAGLEPADRGTRSVRGGVRVGYVPQDPVLPPGVTVEEVIAEALTGVDEGERPGRIAQALGRAGFADGRAEVDALSGGWKKRLAIARALAATPDVLLMDEPTNHLDVEGILWLEGVLAERVRAVVVVSHDRYFLEHVATRMLELNRAYPAGLFQTDGRYSDFLARRDDFLRGQAAYEESLANIVRREIEWLRRGAKARSTKAKGRIKEAGRLIAELGDVRTRAAVGTPGIDITSSQRRTRRLIAVRGLSKSLGGRERIRGLDLTLTPGTRVGLMGPNGSGKTTLLNLLAGTLAPDAGVIERADGLRLVRFEQHRAGLDPAQSLRRALAPDGDAVTWKSRSVHVASWAKRFLFRPEQLEMPVGRLSGGEQARILIARVMCEPADLLILDEPTNDLDIPTLEVLEDSLAEFDGGLVLVTHDRFMLERVSTVILALDGEGGAETYADYAQWEAASAARSPSQRAQAGAPAALPSRPRTKRLGYLELREWDGMERAILDAETAAEVCRQAAEDPGIAADPAALQARYAALEAARAEVARLYTRWAELEAKQA from the coding sequence ATGACCCGGTCGCTGCTCCTCAGCTGTGAGGCGGTCAGCAAGGCCTACGGGACCCGGTCGCTCTTCGAAGAGCTGTCATTCGGGCTCTTCGAAGGCGACCAGGCCGGTCTCGTGGGTCCCAATGGCTCAGGCAAGTCCACTCTCCTCAAGATCCTGGCGGGGCTGGAGCCGGCCGACCGCGGCACGCGCTCCGTGCGCGGCGGCGTGCGCGTCGGCTACGTGCCCCAGGACCCGGTCCTTCCGCCGGGCGTCACCGTCGAGGAAGTCATCGCCGAGGCCCTGACAGGAGTGGACGAGGGCGAGCGGCCGGGCCGCATCGCGCAGGCACTGGGCCGCGCCGGCTTCGCCGACGGGCGCGCGGAGGTCGACGCGCTGTCCGGCGGCTGGAAGAAGCGCCTCGCGATCGCGCGCGCGTTGGCTGCCACCCCCGACGTGCTGCTGATGGACGAGCCCACCAACCACCTCGACGTGGAAGGCATCCTCTGGCTCGAGGGCGTCCTCGCCGAGCGGGTCCGCGCCGTCGTCGTCGTCAGCCACGACCGGTACTTCCTGGAGCATGTAGCCACGCGCATGCTGGAGCTGAACCGCGCCTATCCTGCCGGCCTCTTCCAGACAGATGGGCGGTACAGCGACTTTCTCGCCCGCCGGGACGACTTTCTCCGCGGGCAGGCCGCCTATGAGGAATCGCTCGCCAACATCGTCCGGCGCGAGATCGAGTGGCTCCGCCGCGGCGCCAAGGCGCGCTCCACCAAGGCGAAGGGGCGCATCAAGGAGGCGGGCCGGCTCATCGCGGAGCTCGGCGACGTCCGGACGCGCGCCGCCGTCGGCACCCCGGGGATCGACATTACCTCCTCGCAGCGCCGGACCCGCCGGCTGATCGCCGTGCGCGGTCTGTCCAAATCGCTCGGGGGCCGCGAGCGTATCCGCGGCCTCGACCTCACGCTCACGCCCGGCACGCGCGTCGGCCTCATGGGCCCGAACGGCAGCGGCAAGACGACGCTGCTGAACCTGCTCGCGGGCACGCTTGCCCCGGATGCCGGCGTCATCGAGCGCGCCGACGGCCTCCGCCTCGTCCGCTTCGAGCAGCACAGGGCGGGCCTCGACCCCGCGCAATCGCTGCGCCGCGCGCTGGCGCCCGACGGCGACGCCGTCACCTGGAAGAGCCGGAGCGTCCACGTCGCCTCGTGGGCCAAGCGTTTTCTCTTCCGCCCCGAGCAGCTCGAAATGCCCGTCGGCCGCCTGTCGGGCGGCGAGCAGGCCCGGATCCTCATCGCCCGCGTGATGTGCGAGCCCGCCGACCTGCTGATCCTGGACGAACCGACGAACGACCTCGACATCCCGACGCTCGAGGTCCTCGAGGACAGCCTCGCGGAGTTCGACGGCGGCCTCGTGCTCGTCACCCACGACCGCTTCATGCTCGAACGCGTTTCCACCGTGATCCTGGCGCTCGACGGCGAGGGCGGCGCCGAGACCTACGCCGACTACGCGCAGTGGGAAGCCGCCAGCGCCGCGCGCTCGCCGTCGCAGCGCGCCCAGGCGGGCGCACCGGCCGCGCTGCCGTCGCGCCCGCGGACGAAGCGCCTCGGATACCTCGAGCTGCGCGAGTGGGACGGCATGGAGCGGGCCATCCTCGACGCGGAGACCGCGGCCGAGGTATGCCGCCAGGCTGCGGAGGACCCGGGCATCGCCGCCGACCCGGCGGCGCTACAGGCCCGCTACGCGGCGCTCGAGGCCGCTCGCGCCGAGGTCGCCCGGCTCTACACCCGCTGGGCGGAGCTGGAAGCCAAGCAGGCCTGA
- a CDS encoding alpha/beta hydrolase domain-containing protein has protein sequence MPVTRFEVTQRRPLAGGRAFGDVGRYEELAGRLHLAVDPQHAANRAITDVALAPRDAAGRVAFAADVSILLPVDRAVMTGRFLVDVVNRGNTVAVPNFNHATRPAAGPGGDPNPPVDAGDGWLMRRGWVVVSCGWQCDLPPEVPGLLRLEAPEALGPDGRRLTGRVYVQLQAPVDVADFLLSDRGHDAYEAADLDEPGAVLVVRDQPDGPAEVIPRNHWRFSRVDGERVIPDARHIYLGGGFAKGRIYQLAYTAVGARVLGLGMAALRDCAAWLKHGSAAEGNPAAGGLRHGFAYGRSQTGRLLRTMIHHDLNVDEAGRRALDGIIANVAGGMLGEFNDRFGQNSKDRPAMMAHFEPFQVEPRGGLKAFYTNTSFEYHRGDASLIHTEPAGTRDVEHGPDVRVYHFAGTEHGLGVWPPADAQAVAADPRGWIERAQHLRGVVNYGRLLRACLVNLDRWVTQGVPPPPGRHPRVGDGTAVDPATLLPVFARIPGARYPGHCARPQRQDFSTLPPRPGPAYGTRVSAVDDDGNERAGIAVPELTVPLATHTGWNLRHPDSGGAEQLLYFAGATLPFAATRAEREAAGDRRLSITERYRSREDYLARVGAAARALAAEGYLLEEDVETSLAFGARMWDAWTPKA, from the coding sequence ATGCCTGTCACGCGATTTGAGGTGACCCAGCGGCGTCCGCTCGCCGGCGGACGCGCGTTCGGCGACGTGGGCCGCTACGAGGAGCTGGCGGGCAGGCTCCACCTCGCGGTCGATCCGCAGCACGCGGCGAATCGCGCCATCACCGACGTCGCGCTGGCGCCGCGGGATGCGGCCGGGCGCGTCGCCTTCGCTGCCGACGTCTCGATCTTGCTGCCCGTCGATCGCGCGGTGATGACCGGCAGGTTCCTCGTGGACGTCGTGAATCGCGGCAACACGGTCGCCGTCCCGAACTTCAACCACGCCACGCGCCCGGCGGCAGGACCAGGCGGCGACCCGAATCCGCCTGTCGACGCCGGCGACGGCTGGCTTATGCGGCGCGGCTGGGTCGTCGTCTCGTGCGGCTGGCAGTGCGACCTTCCGCCCGAGGTGCCGGGCCTCCTGCGGCTCGAGGCTCCGGAAGCGCTCGGCCCCGACGGCCGGCGGCTCACCGGGCGCGTCTACGTCCAGCTCCAGGCGCCGGTGGACGTGGCCGATTTCCTGCTCTCGGACCGCGGCCACGATGCATACGAAGCGGCGGATCTCGACGAGCCCGGCGCCGTCCTCGTGGTGCGCGACCAGCCCGATGGCCCGGCGGAGGTGATCCCGCGAAACCACTGGCGCTTCTCCCGAGTAGACGGCGAGCGCGTCATCCCCGACGCCCGCCACATCTATCTGGGCGGCGGCTTCGCCAAGGGCCGGATCTACCAGCTCGCGTACACCGCCGTCGGCGCCCGCGTGCTCGGCCTCGGGATGGCGGCGCTGCGCGACTGCGCCGCGTGGCTCAAGCACGGGAGCGCGGCCGAGGGCAACCCCGCGGCGGGCGGGCTTCGTCACGGCTTTGCTTACGGCCGCTCGCAGACAGGACGCCTCCTGCGCACGATGATCCATCACGATCTGAACGTCGACGAGGCGGGCCGGCGCGCGCTCGACGGCATCATCGCCAACGTGGCCGGCGGGATGCTCGGCGAGTTCAACGACCGCTTCGGCCAGAACTCGAAAGACCGGCCGGCGATGATGGCCCACTTCGAGCCGTTCCAGGTGGAGCCGCGCGGCGGTCTGAAAGCCTTCTACACGAACACCTCGTTCGAGTACCACCGCGGCGACGCCTCGCTGATCCACACCGAACCCGCCGGTACGCGCGACGTCGAGCACGGTCCCGACGTGCGCGTCTACCATTTCGCCGGCACTGAGCACGGCCTCGGTGTCTGGCCGCCCGCCGACGCGCAGGCGGTCGCGGCGGATCCGCGCGGATGGATCGAGCGCGCGCAGCACCTCCGCGGGGTCGTGAACTACGGCCGGCTCCTCCGCGCGTGCCTCGTGAACCTCGACCGGTGGGTGACGCAGGGTGTCCCGCCGCCGCCCGGCCGTCATCCGCGCGTCGGCGACGGCACCGCCGTCGATCCCGCGACGCTCTTGCCGGTGTTCGCGCGGATCCCCGGCGCCCGCTATCCCGGCCACTGCGCCCGGCCGCAGCGCCAGGACTTCTCGACGCTGCCGCCGCGGCCGGGCCCCGCCTACGGCACGCGCGTGAGCGCGGTGGATGACGACGGCAACGAGCGCGCGGGCATCGCCGTGCCCGAGCTCACCGTGCCGCTCGCCACGCATACCGGCTGGAATCTCCGCCATCCCGACAGCGGAGGCGCCGAGCAGCTCCTCTACTTCGCCGGTGCGACGCTGCCCTTCGCGGCGACGCGCGCGGAGCGCGAGGCGGCCGGCGATCGGCGCCTCTCGATCACCGAGCGCTACCGCTCGCGCGAGGACTACCTGGCCCGCGTGGGCGCGGCCGCGCGAGCGCTCGCCGCCGAAGGCTACCTCCTCGAGGAGGACGTCGAGACCTCGCTCGCGTTCGGAGCGCGGATGTGGGACGCCTGGACCCCGAAGGCCTGA
- a CDS encoding SDR family NAD(P)-dependent oxidoreductase encodes MGLLDGKVAIITGASKGIGRALSLRFAREGAAVVCAARSADLVKETAAQVKAAGGRAIAVVCDASHEDEVRRLVAAGVKEFGKVDTLVNNAGDGGVTKPVQDYSMEDWRYTIDSCLTSSYLCTRFVVPEMIKAGGGAIVNISSGAGRRGLPYRIGYCSAKAGQVGMTFGMALELAPHNIRVNCVAPGAVEGDRIDRVIAGQAQVRGISVEQMRAAMIERSPLKRMVTADDIVDATVFFCSDMTRSVSGQVLAVNAGEPAG; translated from the coding sequence ATGGGTCTGCTCGACGGAAAGGTAGCGATCATCACCGGCGCGTCCAAGGGCATCGGGCGCGCCTTGAGCCTGCGCTTCGCGCGTGAAGGCGCCGCCGTGGTGTGCGCGGCGCGCTCAGCCGACCTCGTGAAGGAGACGGCGGCGCAGGTAAAGGCCGCGGGCGGCCGCGCGATCGCTGTGGTGTGCGACGCTTCGCACGAGGACGAGGTCCGCCGTCTGGTGGCCGCAGGCGTGAAGGAGTTCGGCAAGGTCGACACCCTCGTCAACAACGCGGGCGACGGCGGCGTGACCAAGCCGGTGCAGGACTACTCGATGGAGGACTGGCGCTACACCATCGACTCCTGCCTCACCAGCTCCTACCTCTGCACGCGCTTCGTCGTGCCCGAGATGATCAAGGCCGGCGGCGGCGCTATCGTGAACATTTCCTCCGGCGCCGGCCGCCGCGGATTGCCCTATCGCATCGGCTACTGCTCGGCCAAGGCGGGCCAGGTCGGCATGACGTTCGGCATGGCCCTCGAGCTGGCGCCGCACAATATCCGCGTCAACTGCGTCGCCCCCGGAGCCGTGGAGGGCGACCGCATCGACCGCGTCATAGCCGGCCAGGCCCAGGTGCGCGGCATCTCCGTGGAGCAGATGCGGGCCGCCATGATCGAGCGGTCGCCGCTCAAGCGCATGGTCACGGCGGACGACATCGTGGACGCGACGGTCTTCTTCTGCAGCGACATGACGCGAAGCGTGTCGGGCCAGGTCCTCGCCGTCAACGCGGGCGAGCCGGCCGGGTGA
- a CDS encoding RNA methyltransferase, with translation MSGAPSVETIEDPEDPRLADYREIRDAERRRRDGTFIAEGRQVVRRLLSAGRYRVRSALVTPPALHALGEALGAAGVPTYLLRQEVVEAVVGMEFHHGCLAAGERGAEPTAEAVLAETRSERLVVLEGLGDSSNVGALFRNALAFGVGAVFLAPGTADPLYRKAIRVSSGATVALPFARLADWPRDLERLRDAGYTVLALTPRAEAVDIGELGDGGELGAGRPLPARLALLLGTESRGLSAEALAAADLHVRIPMAPEMDSLNVAAAGAVALHWLSRIESNASAARRRRK, from the coding sequence GTGAGCGGCGCGCCGAGCGTCGAGACCATCGAGGACCCCGAGGATCCGCGCCTCGCCGACTACCGCGAGATCCGCGACGCGGAGCGGCGGCGGCGCGACGGCACCTTCATCGCCGAGGGGCGCCAGGTGGTGCGCCGCCTTCTCAGCGCGGGCCGCTACCGCGTGCGCTCCGCGCTGGTGACGCCGCCCGCGCTCCACGCGCTCGGAGAGGCGCTCGGCGCCGCGGGGGTCCCGACCTACCTGCTTCGTCAGGAGGTTGTGGAGGCCGTGGTGGGCATGGAGTTCCATCACGGCTGTCTCGCCGCCGGCGAGCGCGGCGCCGAGCCCACGGCGGAAGCCGTCCTCGCCGAGACGCGGAGCGAGCGGCTCGTCGTCCTGGAGGGGCTTGGCGACTCGAGCAATGTCGGCGCGCTCTTCCGCAATGCGCTGGCCTTCGGCGTGGGCGCCGTATTCCTTGCCCCCGGCACCGCCGACCCGCTCTACCGCAAGGCCATCCGCGTTTCGTCGGGCGCGACCGTGGCCCTGCCCTTCGCGCGGCTTGCCGACTGGCCGCGGGACCTCGAGCGGCTGCGCGACGCCGGCTACACGGTGTTGGCGCTGACGCCCCGGGCGGAGGCCGTGGACATTGGTGAGCTGGGCGACGGGGGCGAGCTGGGCGCCGGGCGCCCGCTGCCCGCGCGGCTCGCCTTGCTCCTCGGCACCGAAAGCCGCGGGCTCAGCGCGGAAGCCCTCGCGGCGGCTGACCTGCACGTCCGCATCCCGATGGCGCCCGAGATGGACTCGCTCAACGTGGCAGCCGCCGGAGCCGTCGCGCTTCACTGGCTGAGCCGGATCGAATCCAATGCCTCAGCCGCACGTAGGCGACGAAAGTGA